From Solea senegalensis isolate Sse05_10M linkage group LG7, IFAPA_SoseM_1, whole genome shotgun sequence, a single genomic window includes:
- the ctxn2 gene encoding cortexin-2: MFSAHYNHSLAAMSGNDMMAHSLTLEQKTAFAFVGMLLVFLGLLIVRCFRILLDPYSSMPSSNWADGIEGLEKGTFEYALT, encoded by the coding sequence ATGTTTAGCGCCCACTACAACCACTCCCTTGCTGCCATGAGCGGAAACGACATGATGGCGCACTCCCTGACTCTGGAGCAGAAGACGGCGTTTGCCTTCGTGGGGATGCTGCTGGTGTTCCTGGGGCTGCTGATAGTCAGGTGCTTCAGGATCTTGCTGGACCCCTACAGCAGCATGCCCTCCTCCAACTGGGCCGACGGCATAGAGGGGCTGGAGAAGGGGACGTTTGAGTACGCCCTCACttaa